The Pararge aegeria chromosome 8, ilParAegt1.1, whole genome shotgun sequence genome window below encodes:
- the LOC120625545 gene encoding beta-1,3-glucan-binding protein-like isoform X1, with protein sequence MFNFRVMWSSMLIGVLLLTYVTVECVDGICTQNPLKVNAECQPSVTTVSGTHAPKAICSGAMIFDDEFDEFDFETWQHEVTLGGGGNWEFQYYNNNRTNSFTDDGILFIRPSLTSEQFGETFLTRGYLDINGGAPADRCTNSQWYGCERTGTPTNILNPIKSARIRTVNSFSFRYGRVEVRAKLPAGDWLWPAIWLMPAFNAYGTWPSSGEIDIMESRGNRILLQNGLNIGTQEAASTLHYGPYQQLNGWNRTHWVGKNETGYDRDFHLYQLEWTQDYIKFCIDDVELGKVDPGKGGFWNYGGFDSNRNILNPWRYGSKMAPFDQKFYLIINLAVGGTSGYFPDGVQNPTPKPWLNSSPKAATDFWDAKEAWLPTWGLDKNDGKNAALQVDYVRVWAL encoded by the exons atgtttaattttagaGTTATGTGGTCATCCATGTTGATAGGAGTGCTACTGCTGACTTATGTGACCGTAGAATGTGTTGACGGGATATGCACACAAAATCCCCTTAAGGTGAACGCAGAATGTCAGCCAAGTGTTACAACAGTGAGCGGAACACACGCTCCAAAAGCTATTTGTTCCGGAGCTATGATATTTGATGATGAATTTGACGAGTTCGACTTTGAGACATGGCAACATGAGGTCACTCTGGGTGGCGGTGGT AATTGGGAGTTCCAATACTACAACAACAACCGCACAAACTCGTTTACAGACGATGGAATCTTATTTATACGACCCTCACTTACGTCTGAACAGTTTGGCGAGACGTTCCTAACGAGGGGTTACCTCGATATAAATGGCGGAGCACCAGCTGATAG ATGCACAAATTCCCAATGGTACGGTTGCGAGCGTACAGGCACGCCGACGAACATTCTGAACCCAATTAAAAGCGCACGCATTCGCACCGTTAATTCCTTCAGTTTCCGCTATGGCCGTGTCGAAGTCCGCGCCAAGTTGCCAGCGGGGGATTGGCTATGGCCAG CAATCTGGCTTATGCCCGCTTTCAACGCCTACGGAACATGGCCGTCTTCAGGTGAGATTGACATCATGGAGTCTCGGGGCAATCGAATCCTGCTTCAGAATGGCCTAAACATTGGTACTCAGGAGGCGGCGTCCACCCTGCACTATGGACCATATCAACAGTTGAATGGTTGGAATCGAACGCACTGGGTTGGCAAAAACGAAACTGGTTACGACAGGGATTTCCACCTCTATCAACTAGAATGGACTCAAG attatataaaattttgcatCGATGACGTAGAACTGGGTAAAGTAGATCCTGGAAAGGGTGGCTTTTGGAATTATGGAGGTTTCGACAGCAATCGTAACATACTAAACCCCTGGCGCTATGGAAGCAAAATGGCTCCTTTTGATCagaag ttctacctaataattaatttggCTGTCGGTGGAACAAGCGGGTATTTTCCAGACGGAGTTCAGAACCCCACTCCCAAACCCTGGTTGAACTCGTCGCCGAAA GCTGCTACAGACTTCTGGGATGCCAAGGAAGCATGGCTACCCACATGGGGGCTGGATAAAAACGACGGAAAAAACGCAGCACTTCAAGTGGACTACGTACGCGTTTGGgctttataa
- the LOC120625545 gene encoding beta-1,3-glucan-binding protein-like isoform X3 → MFNFRVMWSSMLIGVLLLTYVTVECVDGICTQNPLKVNAECQPSVTTVSGTHAPKAICSGAMIFDDEFDEFDFETWQHEVTLGGGGNWEFQYYNNNRTNSFTDDGILFIRPSLTSEQFGETFLTRGYLDINGGAPADRCTNSQWYGCERTGTPTNILNPIKSARIRTVNSFSFRYGRVEVRAKLPAGDWLWPGEIDIMESRGNRILLQNGLNIGTQEAASTLHYGPYQQLNGWNRTHWVGKNETGYDRDFHLYQLEWTQDYIKFCIDDVELGKVDPGKGGFWNYGGFDSNRNILNPWRYGSKMAPFDQKFYLIINLAVGGTSGYFPDGVQNPTPKPWLNSSPKAATDFWDAKEAWLPTWGLDKNDGKNAALQVDYVRVWAL, encoded by the exons atgtttaattttagaGTTATGTGGTCATCCATGTTGATAGGAGTGCTACTGCTGACTTATGTGACCGTAGAATGTGTTGACGGGATATGCACACAAAATCCCCTTAAGGTGAACGCAGAATGTCAGCCAAGTGTTACAACAGTGAGCGGAACACACGCTCCAAAAGCTATTTGTTCCGGAGCTATGATATTTGATGATGAATTTGACGAGTTCGACTTTGAGACATGGCAACATGAGGTCACTCTGGGTGGCGGTGGT AATTGGGAGTTCCAATACTACAACAACAACCGCACAAACTCGTTTACAGACGATGGAATCTTATTTATACGACCCTCACTTACGTCTGAACAGTTTGGCGAGACGTTCCTAACGAGGGGTTACCTCGATATAAATGGCGGAGCACCAGCTGATAG ATGCACAAATTCCCAATGGTACGGTTGCGAGCGTACAGGCACGCCGACGAACATTCTGAACCCAATTAAAAGCGCACGCATTCGCACCGTTAATTCCTTCAGTTTCCGCTATGGCCGTGTCGAAGTCCGCGCCAAGTTGCCAGCGGGGGATTGGCTATGGCCAG GTGAGATTGACATCATGGAGTCTCGGGGCAATCGAATCCTGCTTCAGAATGGCCTAAACATTGGTACTCAGGAGGCGGCGTCCACCCTGCACTATGGACCATATCAACAGTTGAATGGTTGGAATCGAACGCACTGGGTTGGCAAAAACGAAACTGGTTACGACAGGGATTTCCACCTCTATCAACTAGAATGGACTCAAG attatataaaattttgcatCGATGACGTAGAACTGGGTAAAGTAGATCCTGGAAAGGGTGGCTTTTGGAATTATGGAGGTTTCGACAGCAATCGTAACATACTAAACCCCTGGCGCTATGGAAGCAAAATGGCTCCTTTTGATCagaag ttctacctaataattaatttggCTGTCGGTGGAACAAGCGGGTATTTTCCAGACGGAGTTCAGAACCCCACTCCCAAACCCTGGTTGAACTCGTCGCCGAAA GCTGCTACAGACTTCTGGGATGCCAAGGAAGCATGGCTACCCACATGGGGGCTGGATAAAAACGACGGAAAAAACGCAGCACTTCAAGTGGACTACGTACGCGTTTGGgctttataa
- the LOC120625545 gene encoding beta-1,3-glucan-binding protein-like isoform X2: MWSSMLIGVLLLTYVTVECVDGICTQNPLKVNAECQPSVTTVSGTHAPKAICSGAMIFDDEFDEFDFETWQHEVTLGGGGNWEFQYYNNNRTNSFTDDGILFIRPSLTSEQFGETFLTRGYLDINGGAPADRCTNSQWYGCERTGTPTNILNPIKSARIRTVNSFSFRYGRVEVRAKLPAGDWLWPAIWLMPAFNAYGTWPSSGEIDIMESRGNRILLQNGLNIGTQEAASTLHYGPYQQLNGWNRTHWVGKNETGYDRDFHLYQLEWTQDYIKFCIDDVELGKVDPGKGGFWNYGGFDSNRNILNPWRYGSKMAPFDQKFYLIINLAVGGTSGYFPDGVQNPTPKPWLNSSPKAATDFWDAKEAWLPTWGLDKNDGKNAALQVDYVRVWAL; encoded by the exons ATGTGGTCATCCATGTTGATAGGAGTGCTACTGCTGACTTATGTGACCGTAGAATGTGTTGACGGGATATGCACACAAAATCCCCTTAAGGTGAACGCAGAATGTCAGCCAAGTGTTACAACAGTGAGCGGAACACACGCTCCAAAAGCTATTTGTTCCGGAGCTATGATATTTGATGATGAATTTGACGAGTTCGACTTTGAGACATGGCAACATGAGGTCACTCTGGGTGGCGGTGGT AATTGGGAGTTCCAATACTACAACAACAACCGCACAAACTCGTTTACAGACGATGGAATCTTATTTATACGACCCTCACTTACGTCTGAACAGTTTGGCGAGACGTTCCTAACGAGGGGTTACCTCGATATAAATGGCGGAGCACCAGCTGATAG ATGCACAAATTCCCAATGGTACGGTTGCGAGCGTACAGGCACGCCGACGAACATTCTGAACCCAATTAAAAGCGCACGCATTCGCACCGTTAATTCCTTCAGTTTCCGCTATGGCCGTGTCGAAGTCCGCGCCAAGTTGCCAGCGGGGGATTGGCTATGGCCAG CAATCTGGCTTATGCCCGCTTTCAACGCCTACGGAACATGGCCGTCTTCAGGTGAGATTGACATCATGGAGTCTCGGGGCAATCGAATCCTGCTTCAGAATGGCCTAAACATTGGTACTCAGGAGGCGGCGTCCACCCTGCACTATGGACCATATCAACAGTTGAATGGTTGGAATCGAACGCACTGGGTTGGCAAAAACGAAACTGGTTACGACAGGGATTTCCACCTCTATCAACTAGAATGGACTCAAG attatataaaattttgcatCGATGACGTAGAACTGGGTAAAGTAGATCCTGGAAAGGGTGGCTTTTGGAATTATGGAGGTTTCGACAGCAATCGTAACATACTAAACCCCTGGCGCTATGGAAGCAAAATGGCTCCTTTTGATCagaag ttctacctaataattaatttggCTGTCGGTGGAACAAGCGGGTATTTTCCAGACGGAGTTCAGAACCCCACTCCCAAACCCTGGTTGAACTCGTCGCCGAAA GCTGCTACAGACTTCTGGGATGCCAAGGAAGCATGGCTACCCACATGGGGGCTGGATAAAAACGACGGAAAAAACGCAGCACTTCAAGTGGACTACGTACGCGTTTGGgctttataa
- the LOC120625547 gene encoding rab-like protein 3 gives MAAIEKVKVVVLGDSGVGKTSLTYLIAHNKPLVSPGWTVGCSVEVKLHRYKEGTQAQNTFFVELWDVGGSNNHRNTRNVFYQPTHGIILVHDLTNRKSQGNLQKWLSEILNQDGTNPNQHVDVDPEQFLGSTKIPILVIGTKYDLAEEKQRKNQYRRLASSIAEQCGADEIFVNCFQARSLAPGNSNTVKLTRFFDKVIERRYYSRVSPFPDKRRPIPSYVLDSTPISTNKRPQYLSPRFYHMD, from the exons gcGTCGGCAAAACATCATTGACTTACCTAATCGCCCATAACAAGCCGTTAGTTTCACCGGGATGGACGGTGGGTTGCTCTGTGGAGGTGAAGTTGCACAGATACAAGGAAGGCACCCAGGCTCAGAACACCTTCTTCGTCGAGCTCTGGGATGTTGGCGGGTCCAACAACCATCGAAACACTAGGAATGTGTTCTATCAGCCCACACATG gtATAATATTGGTACACGATTTGACAAATAGAAAAAGTCAAGGCAATTTACAAAAATGGTTGTCCGAAATCCTCAACCAAGACGGTACGAACCCAAATCAGCACGTGGATGTGGATCCCGAACAGTTCCTAGGCTCCACTAAA ATTCCTATTCTTGTCATTGGAACGAAATACGATTTAGCAGAGGAGAAGCAAAGGAAGAACCAGTACAGAAGACTCGCGAGTAGCATAGCCGAGCAATGTGGAGCTGATGAGATATTTGTGAACTGTTTTCAAGCTAG ATCGCTTGCCCCGGGCAACAGCAATACAGTGAAGCTGACGAGATTCTTCGATAAG GTGATAGAGCGCCGCTACTATTCCCGCGTGAGCCCGTTCCCGGACAAGCGACGCCCCATCCCGTCGTATGTCCTGGATTCCACTCCGATCTCGACAAATAAACGCCCGCAATACTTGAGCCCGAGATTCTACCATATGGACTAG